Proteins encoded within one genomic window of Bdellovibrio sp. ArHS:
- a CDS encoding transglycosylase SLT domain-containing protein produces MKIAHTCLAVSLFVGSMAGAQTPKSDLESFKKALEQFRSSKYEEAISGFEGILKEKTTLEEYARFYLAQSFMKSNKLDQAEGELKKILELSPNVKMSIEASNLLGQVALEKKNFKLASNYFVKLEKRTRNTEDYPDVIYNLAVAEKGLTRHGQMCKWLVKLYERYPAYSKVQDWSVDLSKNEFEGKPTDCNVTTEDFRTRVRYLLWSGLDQKAQGEINIMKEKLAKTDKYLADKLQAQFFLQEGEVNKAVDILKPYYEANKRNFDYLILFASASARAGEVQLAVGSYYSAYKLSPRSKTGRQALYQSAFLSYQFQDYDGAARRFQEFMKVYPKSGLNRDAQWHLAWLQYLKGDYQGSYKAFSKLNTLKSKNRRAWKAFPQDRLDYWMAMSLFRQGKVDQAKEIMEELSNDPLMGYYSIAAQARLKKMSEIKTPKLAVSPLPTQPRVISRFSASEFLMPTNAEDYRGDESESEENLVLTQYSADDEKSEDEEADAVDNPDLKSVEVVTDEALPDVSGEKVTTFSNPALMKRFERARDMMILGEYEWARWDLYDIERKTSNREYLRTLMSEYNTAGHFNRSSYIAQINFGGQRAAHGMDGIRYLWEFAYPRAYSEFVERYTKKFSVPEELVWGIMRAETNYRRDAISPVGALGLMQVMPFTGHKVAVLLGEKEFKAPLLLQPETSVKVGSRYLKRLMDRFENAIPLVAAGYNAGPHRVKNWLASFGNLETDEFIEHIPFLETRNYVKRVVSNAYIYSNLYGNKKDLFPYMAGSVPAKHMADLAGKENWDDI; encoded by the coding sequence ATGAAGATTGCACATACGTGCTTAGCTGTTTCTTTGTTCGTGGGCTCCATGGCCGGAGCGCAAACACCCAAATCCGATTTAGAATCTTTTAAAAAGGCGTTGGAACAGTTCCGTTCCTCGAAATACGAAGAAGCCATCTCTGGTTTCGAAGGTATTTTAAAAGAAAAGACCACGTTGGAAGAATACGCGCGTTTTTATTTAGCGCAGTCGTTCATGAAATCTAACAAGTTGGATCAAGCCGAAGGGGAGCTTAAAAAAATCCTGGAACTCTCGCCGAATGTAAAGATGTCCATTGAGGCGTCGAATCTTTTGGGCCAAGTGGCTTTGGAAAAAAAGAATTTCAAGTTAGCCAGCAACTATTTCGTCAAACTCGAAAAAAGAACGCGCAACACGGAAGACTATCCGGATGTGATTTACAATTTGGCAGTGGCTGAAAAAGGTCTGACTCGTCACGGTCAGATGTGTAAATGGTTGGTGAAATTATACGAGCGTTATCCCGCATATTCCAAAGTTCAGGATTGGAGTGTCGATCTTTCCAAAAATGAATTTGAAGGCAAACCCACGGACTGTAACGTGACGACGGAAGACTTCCGGACACGCGTTCGCTATCTTTTGTGGTCGGGACTGGATCAAAAAGCCCAAGGCGAAATCAATATCATGAAAGAAAAGTTGGCCAAGACAGATAAATATCTGGCTGACAAACTGCAAGCGCAGTTCTTCCTGCAAGAAGGGGAAGTGAACAAAGCCGTTGATATTTTAAAGCCTTACTACGAAGCGAATAAAAGAAACTTCGACTACTTGATTCTTTTCGCCTCGGCGTCAGCGCGGGCCGGAGAAGTGCAATTGGCTGTGGGATCTTATTACTCGGCCTATAAACTCAGTCCTCGTTCGAAAACAGGTCGTCAGGCGCTTTATCAGTCCGCCTTCTTAAGCTATCAGTTTCAGGACTATGACGGCGCCGCGCGCCGTTTTCAAGAGTTCATGAAAGTGTATCCGAAATCAGGTTTGAACAGAGATGCACAATGGCATCTGGCTTGGCTGCAATACCTTAAGGGTGACTACCAAGGCTCTTACAAAGCCTTTTCGAAATTGAATACTTTGAAAAGTAAAAATAGAAGAGCTTGGAAGGCTTTCCCGCAAGACCGTTTGGACTACTGGATGGCAATGAGTCTTTTCCGCCAAGGGAAAGTGGATCAGGCCAAGGAAATCATGGAGGAGTTGTCGAATGATCCTTTAATGGGTTATTACTCTATCGCAGCTCAAGCCCGTTTAAAGAAGATGTCCGAGATCAAAACTCCGAAGTTGGCGGTATCCCCCTTACCCACGCAGCCGCGGGTGATTTCTCGTTTTTCAGCCAGTGAATTCCTCATGCCGACAAACGCTGAAGACTATCGCGGGGATGAAAGCGAGTCGGAAGAAAATCTGGTTCTGACTCAATATTCCGCTGATGACGAAAAGAGTGAAGACGAAGAAGCCGATGCGGTTGACAACCCGGATTTGAAATCTGTGGAGGTTGTCACGGATGAGGCCCTTCCGGATGTCAGCGGCGAAAAAGTTACGACCTTCTCAAATCCCGCTTTGATGAAACGTTTTGAGCGTGCTCGCGATATGATGATCTTGGGTGAGTACGAGTGGGCTCGCTGGGACTTGTATGACATCGAAAGAAAGACGTCCAACCGCGAATACTTGCGAACTCTGATGAGTGAATACAATACGGCCGGACACTTCAACCGTTCCTCTTATATCGCGCAGATCAACTTTGGCGGTCAAAGAGCGGCACACGGCATGGACGGCATTCGTTATCTTTGGGAGTTCGCTTATCCACGCGCCTACAGTGAATTTGTCGAAAGATACACCAAGAAGTTCTCAGTACCAGAAGAACTGGTTTGGGGAATCATGCGGGCAGAGACCAACTACCGCCGCGATGCGATTTCCCCGGTAGGAGCTTTGGGCTTGATGCAGGTCATGCCTTTCACCGGCCACAAAGTCGCGGTTCTTTTGGGCGAAAAAGAGTTCAAAGCGCCTTTGTTATTGCAACCTGAAACCTCTGTTAAAGTGGGCTCTCGGTATCTAAAACGTTTGATGGATCGTTTCGAAAATGCGATTCCTTTGGTCGCGGCAGGTTACAATGCCGGACCTCATCGGGTTAAAAACTGGTTGGCTAGTTTTGGCAATTTGGAAACTGACGAATTCATCGAACACATTCCGTTTTTAGAAACACGCAACTACGTGAAGCGCGTGGTTTCCAACGCTTATATTTATTCTAACTTGTACGGCAACAAAAAAGATCTTTTCCCTTACATGGCGGGATCTGTGCCAGCGAAACACATGGCCGATCTTGCAGGAAAAGAAAATTGGGATGACATTTGA
- a CDS encoding 50S ribosomal protein L25 codes for MKNRIELAVGTRETGKHNSRALRNSRNVPAVIYGAVEPINVSVGEKEIVKYNTRAYENALFTLKSEDKKANGIVVLVKSVDVHPLSRRPQHVDFFALDLKKAVRVNVEVRLEGKPIGLSEGGLLNVVLRSVEVEVLPTDIPEFITADISNLGVGDALHVSDLQVSGSVKIITGAEQTIVVVNAQEEEVAATPAAAPAAAPAAATPAAAKAPAAKK; via the coding sequence ATGAAAAACAGAATTGAACTTGCTGTTGGAACTCGTGAGACTGGTAAACACAACAGCCGCGCACTTCGCAACTCTCGCAACGTACCTGCAGTTATCTACGGAGCTGTAGAACCTATCAACGTATCAGTTGGTGAAAAAGAAATCGTGAAATACAACACTCGTGCTTACGAGAATGCTCTTTTCACTTTGAAATCTGAAGACAAAAAAGCCAACGGTATCGTTGTTCTTGTTAAATCAGTAGACGTACACCCACTTTCTCGCCGCCCTCAACACGTTGACTTCTTCGCGTTGGATCTTAAGAAAGCTGTTCGCGTTAACGTTGAAGTTCGTCTTGAAGGTAAACCAATCGGTCTATCTGAAGGCGGTTTGTTGAACGTTGTTCTTCGTTCTGTTGAGGTTGAAGTATTGCCTACAGATATCCCAGAGTTCATCACTGCTGATATCTCTAACTTGGGCGTAGGTGACGCTCTTCACGTTTCTGACTTGCAAGTTTCTGGCTCTGTGAAAATTATCACTGGCGCAGAACAAACTATCGTAGTTGTAAACGCTCAAGAAGAAGAAGTTGCTGCTACTCCAGCTGCGGCTCCGGCTGCTGCTCCAGCTGCTGCGACACCTGCTGCTGCAAAAGCTCCTGCTGCGAAAAAATAA
- a CDS encoding ABC transporter permease, translated as MLKALPGGPFDEETALNPVVKEKLQEHWKVDQSWVGQATSYISSVAQGDLGVSMTRPERTVTEIISQGVANTLTLNALALVFILTGAFAISLVAVRCKDTWVEHLIDQSVIAFLSLPSLFWGPLLIYFFGFYWNVFPVAFLTGPSHYVLPLLTLCLRPLAVLIRLLKNSLNENLQQDYVRTARAKGVKVWNILFHHVLKNSLIPFLSYVGPLIVSLLSGSFLVEVLFAVPGLGTEFISALNDRDYTLIVGLTLFYGTLLVLVNSLIDVLIKIADPRLREEA; from the coding sequence TTGCTAAAAGCCTTGCCCGGCGGACCTTTCGACGAAGAAACGGCCTTGAATCCTGTCGTCAAAGAAAAACTGCAAGAACATTGGAAGGTCGATCAGTCATGGGTGGGGCAGGCCACCTCCTATATTTCTTCAGTGGCGCAAGGGGACTTGGGTGTTTCAATGACTCGTCCCGAACGCACGGTGACGGAGATTATTTCCCAAGGCGTGGCCAATACTTTGACGTTGAATGCCTTGGCTCTGGTTTTTATTTTGACGGGGGCCTTCGCCATTTCTTTAGTGGCCGTTCGATGCAAAGACACGTGGGTTGAGCACCTGATTGACCAGTCTGTGATCGCATTTCTATCTTTACCCAGCCTTTTCTGGGGGCCACTATTAATTTATTTTTTCGGCTTCTATTGGAATGTGTTCCCCGTGGCATTTTTGACAGGCCCGTCGCACTATGTGTTACCACTTTTGACGTTGTGCCTGCGTCCCTTGGCGGTTTTGATTCGTCTGTTGAAAAATTCGCTCAACGAAAATCTGCAACAAGATTACGTGCGCACGGCGCGCGCTAAGGGCGTGAAAGTTTGGAACATCCTTTTTCACCATGTTCTTAAAAACTCTTTGATTCCTTTTTTAAGTTACGTCGGCCCGTTGATCGTGTCTTTGCTTTCAGGTTCCTTTCTGGTGGAAGTCCTTTTTGCTGTGCCGGGATTAGGAACCGAATTTATCTCGGCCTTGAATGACCGCGACTACACTTTGATTGTCGGCCTGACGTTGTTTTATGGCACGCTGCTGGTTTTAGTGAACTCGCTGATTGATGTCTTAATTAAAATTGCCGATCCGCGCTTAAGGGAGGAGGCATGA
- the pth gene encoding aminoacyl-tRNA hydrolase, which produces MWLIVGLGNPGGEYKLTRHNIGFMAVDYFLQGVGNPPIKNQFKAEVAQVKWKDHQLLFCKPQTYMNLSGESVQPLMGFYKIPLDHLIVIHDEIDIPFNAIRIHKNRGHGGHNGIKSVSGLLGSADYVRLKMGVGRPENPHIPVPDHVLGKFTKEEFDKLPDFLNRGLDAIESIILDGVQKASTKFNG; this is translated from the coding sequence ATGTGGTTGATTGTTGGTTTAGGAAATCCCGGCGGCGAATACAAACTCACTCGTCATAACATCGGCTTTATGGCCGTTGATTACTTTCTGCAAGGCGTGGGAAATCCCCCTATCAAAAATCAATTTAAAGCCGAAGTTGCCCAGGTGAAATGGAAAGACCATCAGCTTCTTTTCTGCAAGCCTCAGACTTATATGAATCTTTCCGGGGAATCAGTTCAACCCTTGATGGGGTTCTATAAAATCCCACTGGATCACCTGATCGTCATTCACGATGAAATCGATATTCCTTTCAATGCCATCCGCATTCACAAAAATCGTGGGCACGGCGGCCACAACGGTATCAAGAGCGTCTCTGGACTGTTGGGATCGGCTGACTACGTACGTCTGAAAATGGGCGTGGGACGCCCTGAAAACCCCCACATCCCCGTCCCTGACCATGTCCTAGGGAAATTCACAAAAGAGGAGTTCGACAAACTCCCCGACTTTCTGAATCGCGGGCTGGATGCGATCGAAAGCATTATCCTTGATGGAGTTCAAAAAGCTTCGACAAAATTCAACGGTTAA
- the rdgB gene encoding RdgB/HAM1 family non-canonical purine NTP pyrophosphatase, protein MELWIATGNKGKLAEYKQLLREIAELKIFSQGDIPSFTPRPEDGKTFEDNARIKAKTLRAVKNNVWVLGEDAGLVVEGLNGLPGIHSARYAGPKASDSENVAKLLKMITLKPMPNKNAKFVCTTVVYTPTGEEWIFTGEMKGTIAAKPAGLHGFGYDPVFIPEGQTQTLAELGAGFKAQHSHRAQATKAFLERLQKM, encoded by the coding sequence ATGGAACTGTGGATTGCGACTGGCAATAAGGGAAAATTGGCCGAATACAAACAGCTTCTGCGCGAAATCGCGGAACTAAAGATTTTTTCACAGGGTGATATCCCCTCTTTCACTCCCCGTCCTGAAGACGGAAAAACTTTTGAGGACAATGCACGCATCAAAGCCAAAACTTTGCGCGCGGTGAAAAACAATGTGTGGGTGCTTGGGGAAGACGCGGGCCTTGTGGTTGAGGGCTTGAACGGACTTCCGGGAATTCACTCGGCACGATACGCGGGCCCCAAAGCTTCGGACAGCGAAAATGTGGCAAAGCTTTTAAAAATGATCACTTTAAAGCCCATGCCTAATAAAAATGCCAAATTCGTATGTACAACGGTCGTTTATACACCGACAGGCGAAGAATGGATTTTCACAGGCGAAATGAAGGGCACCATCGCAGCAAAACCTGCGGGACTGCATGGCTTTGGCTATGACCCCGTTTTTATTCCCGAAGGCCAGACGCAGACTTTGGCGGAACTGGGCGCGGGGTTTAAAGCGCAGCACTCGCACCGGGCTCAGGCGACAAAAGCTTTCTTAGAGCGCCTACAAAAGATGTAA
- the ychF gene encoding redox-regulated ATPase YchF, which produces MALQVGIVGLPNVGKSTLFNALTSAKAEAANYPFCTIDPNVGVVTVPDPRMDKITTFIKPQKVIPTTMEFVDIAGIVKGASQGEGLGNQFLSHIRQTDAIVHVVRCFDDPNIVHVAGSVDPLRDIEIINTELLLADLDSVEKRLQRIEKQAKNSTDKKLKMEVEVAKRVQEALGKGLPARSVTVDDLEAPILREMHLLTAKPVLYAMNVSDTDFAAGGNDWTKSVEKRAAEENNKTILICSAMEAEIALLPPEERKDFLEAMNAEEPGLNRLIREAYSLLGLQTYFTAGEKEVRAWTIRAGTKAPQAAGVIHTDFEKGFIRAETYHCEDLFNYKSEQAVKEAGKYRLEGKEYVVKDGDILFFRFNV; this is translated from the coding sequence ATGGCTTTACAGGTTGGTATCGTTGGTCTGCCCAACGTGGGTAAAAGTACGCTTTTCAATGCGTTAACTTCAGCAAAAGCGGAAGCGGCGAACTACCCTTTCTGTACAATTGATCCAAACGTGGGTGTGGTCACAGTTCCAGATCCTCGTATGGATAAAATCACAACATTCATTAAACCTCAGAAAGTGATTCCAACGACCATGGAGTTCGTGGATATCGCAGGTATCGTTAAGGGCGCCTCGCAAGGTGAAGGTTTGGGAAATCAATTTCTTTCCCACATCCGTCAAACTGATGCGATCGTTCACGTGGTTCGTTGTTTTGACGATCCAAACATTGTTCACGTGGCAGGATCGGTCGATCCACTTCGTGACATTGAAATTATCAATACGGAACTTTTGCTTGCGGATTTAGACTCTGTTGAAAAACGTCTTCAACGTATTGAAAAACAAGCAAAGAACTCGACCGATAAAAAATTGAAAATGGAAGTCGAAGTTGCGAAACGTGTGCAAGAGGCCTTGGGCAAAGGTCTTCCCGCGCGTTCGGTGACTGTCGATGATCTTGAAGCGCCGATCTTGCGTGAAATGCACTTATTGACGGCTAAACCGGTTCTTTACGCAATGAACGTGTCAGACACAGATTTTGCGGCTGGCGGAAATGACTGGACAAAATCCGTCGAAAAACGTGCGGCGGAAGAAAACAATAAAACCATCTTGATCTGTTCGGCGATGGAAGCCGAAATCGCTCTTCTGCCACCAGAAGAACGTAAAGACTTCCTTGAAGCGATGAATGCCGAAGAGCCCGGCTTGAACCGTTTGATCCGTGAAGCTTACTCTTTATTGGGACTACAAACTTACTTCACGGCCGGAGAAAAAGAAGTTCGTGCATGGACAATCCGTGCCGGCACTAAGGCGCCGCAAGCGGCGGGTGTCATTCACACGGACTTTGAAAAAGGTTTCATCCGTGCCGAGACTTATCACTGTGAAGATCTGTTCAACTACAAGTCCGAACAAGCCGTTAAAGAAGCCGGCAAATATCGCCTGGAAGGAAAAGAGTACGTCGTGAAAGACGGCGACATCTTATTCTTCCGCTTCAACGTTTAA
- the rph gene encoding ribonuclease PH, translated as MRADGRLFDQLRQVKITPHVSEYAEGSCIVEFGKTKVLCTATYESKAPQWLMGTGAGWVTAEYGMLPRSTHTRIKREKSMTGGRTQEISRLIGRSLRAAVDLKLLGEKQIIVDCDVLNADGGTRTASVTGGFVALALACKKLVDVSEIKTFPLINYVSAISVGLHNNNVFLDLNYDEDSAIGTDMNFVMTDKGHFVEVQGTAEHTPFSREQLFTMMDVAEKGCRELFIHQASVVNEIYRLAGR; from the coding sequence ATGCGCGCCGACGGCCGTCTTTTTGATCAATTAAGACAAGTTAAAATCACTCCTCATGTCTCTGAATATGCCGAAGGCTCTTGCATTGTCGAGTTTGGAAAAACCAAAGTTCTTTGCACCGCCACTTACGAATCCAAAGCTCCGCAATGGCTGATGGGAACCGGCGCTGGCTGGGTGACCGCAGAATATGGAATGTTGCCCCGCTCGACCCACACGCGCATCAAGCGTGAAAAATCCATGACGGGCGGACGCACACAAGAAATCTCTCGTCTGATCGGCCGTTCTTTGCGCGCGGCTGTAGATTTAAAACTTCTGGGTGAAAAACAGATCATCGTCGACTGTGACGTTTTAAATGCTGACGGCGGAACACGCACAGCTTCTGTCACCGGCGGCTTTGTCGCGCTGGCTTTGGCTTGTAAAAAGCTAGTGGACGTCAGCGAGATTAAAACTTTTCCTTTGATCAATTATGTCTCGGCGATCAGTGTGGGACTTCATAACAACAATGTTTTTCTGGATCTGAATTACGATGAAGATTCGGCCATTGGCACGGACATGAACTTCGTGATGACTGACAAAGGTCACTTCGTCGAAGTTCAGGGCACCGCCGAACACACACCCTTTTCGCGCGAGCAACTTTTTACAATGATGGATGTGGCGGAAAAAGGCTGTCGTGAACTTTTCATTCACCAAGCTTCTGTCGTAAATGAAATCTACCGCTTGGCAGGACGATAA
- a CDS encoding ribose-phosphate pyrophosphokinase — MMKGLKIFTANANPTLAKKVAEAAGVELGYCEVSTFADGEIQVEIHESVRGQHVFVVQSTCPPVNQNYMELFVMLDALRRASAASITAVIPYYGYARQDRKVAPRAPISAKLMADLITTAGADRVVSVDLHAAQIQGFFNVPVDHLFAIPTLARAWRDAYGQGTEFVAVSPDAGGVERTRAFAKRIESSMAIIDKRRSGPNEAKALHLIGDVTGKTAVIVDDMIDTAGTLTQAVDSLLKNGAKRVFAVATHPVLSGPAINRLKESPIEKVWVTDTIPLSEAAKNCGKIEVVSVAPVLAEAIKRIHGNDSVSSLFD; from the coding sequence GTGATGAAGGGCCTAAAAATCTTTACCGCCAATGCCAATCCGACCCTGGCAAAAAAGGTGGCCGAAGCTGCTGGAGTAGAGCTCGGTTACTGTGAAGTCAGCACCTTTGCCGATGGGGAAATCCAAGTCGAAATTCACGAAAGCGTACGGGGACAACATGTATTCGTTGTCCAAAGTACCTGCCCACCCGTGAATCAGAACTACATGGAGCTGTTCGTGATGCTCGATGCTTTACGCCGAGCCTCTGCCGCCTCCATCACCGCCGTCATCCCGTATTATGGGTATGCCCGCCAGGACCGCAAGGTCGCCCCGCGCGCTCCCATTTCGGCGAAACTGATGGCTGATCTGATTACCACCGCCGGCGCGGACCGGGTTGTTTCCGTCGACTTGCATGCGGCCCAGATTCAGGGCTTCTTTAACGTTCCTGTGGACCACTTGTTCGCCATTCCGACTTTGGCTCGCGCCTGGAGAGACGCCTACGGCCAAGGGACCGAGTTTGTCGCAGTGAGTCCAGATGCCGGCGGGGTCGAAAGAACCCGCGCCTTCGCAAAACGCATCGAATCCTCGATGGCGATCATTGATAAACGCCGTTCCGGCCCTAATGAGGCCAAAGCCCTGCATCTTATCGGGGACGTCACTGGCAAAACGGCCGTTATCGTGGACGATATGATTGATACGGCTGGAACTCTTACACAAGCAGTTGACAGCCTTCTGAAAAATGGGGCAAAACGTGTGTTCGCCGTTGCTACACACCCCGTTTTATCGGGTCCCGCGATCAATCGTTTGAAAGAAAGCCCTATTGAAAAAGTATGGGTTACTGACACGATCCCGCTGTCTGAAGCGGCGAAAAACTGTGGAAAAATTGAAGTGGTCTCAGTTGCACCGGTTTTAGCGGAAGCAATTAAGAGAATTCACGGCAACGACTCCGTCAGTTCTTTGTTTGATTAG
- a CDS encoding amidase translates to MNELLKLSALEIAAKVARREVKPSEVLEAHIARIEAVNPALNAMVEKDYERARKLAQEQDERVAQDNTNLPVFFGVPFTVKEMFAYKGMRRTGGSIHKRDLVLDWDATVVARMKDAGAIPVGTTNVPELGFWFETFNPVYGRTNNPYDVTRTCGGSSGGEGALLGAGATPMGLGSDIGGSIRMPAFFCGVSGHKPSRKMVPLTGHFPFEREELLGLSEEKYPYTSMGPMSRKASDLYPMLQVMMGADGLDPHTMEKPVLQERTQEWAGRKILICPEPIFHRARSTDYELAQVVRNCGKLFSELGADVQELDPRFFVHATNLWFSALKSSKNRHLYETLMGPQKELSIGKELLKVALGRGDYTFPNLLVSLGEKLNIGGQDFADDMKALAQMKEDLDELLGEEGILLLPPHPRVAPKHRAPLWSPFDFIYTAIFVTTGHPATCTPTGLNDEGLPLGIQIVARHMQDHLTLSCAEFIESTFGGWQPPR, encoded by the coding sequence ATGAATGAATTGCTGAAACTTTCTGCTTTGGAAATCGCCGCGAAAGTGGCTCGTCGTGAAGTCAAACCCTCTGAAGTTTTAGAAGCACATATTGCGCGCATCGAAGCGGTGAACCCAGCTTTAAATGCGATGGTAGAAAAAGATTACGAACGCGCTCGCAAACTCGCGCAAGAACAAGATGAACGGGTGGCTCAGGACAACACCAACCTTCCCGTCTTCTTTGGAGTTCCTTTTACCGTGAAAGAAATGTTTGCCTATAAGGGCATGCGACGCACGGGCGGCAGTATTCATAAGCGCGACCTGGTTTTAGATTGGGATGCAACCGTTGTTGCGCGGATGAAAGATGCCGGCGCTATTCCCGTAGGTACAACCAATGTGCCCGAACTGGGATTTTGGTTTGAGACCTTCAATCCTGTCTATGGCCGTACCAACAACCCCTACGATGTGACTCGCACTTGCGGCGGCAGTAGTGGTGGCGAAGGGGCTCTGTTAGGTGCCGGCGCCACCCCCATGGGTCTTGGCAGCGATATTGGTGGCAGCATTCGTATGCCTGCCTTCTTCTGCGGAGTTTCAGGCCACAAGCCTTCTCGTAAAATGGTGCCGCTCACCGGGCACTTTCCTTTTGAGAGGGAAGAGCTTTTAGGACTGAGCGAAGAGAAATATCCTTACACCTCAATGGGACCCATGAGTCGTAAAGCCAGCGATCTTTACCCGATGCTCCAAGTGATGATGGGCGCTGACGGACTCGATCCTCACACCATGGAAAAACCGGTTTTGCAGGAACGCACCCAAGAGTGGGCGGGAAGAAAAATATTAATTTGCCCTGAGCCGATATTTCACCGCGCCCGTTCGACAGACTACGAGCTGGCACAAGTGGTCCGAAATTGTGGCAAGTTATTTTCCGAATTGGGTGCAGATGTTCAAGAACTTGACCCTCGCTTTTTCGTGCACGCCACCAACCTTTGGTTCTCGGCCTTGAAGAGTTCCAAGAACAGACATCTTTATGAAACCTTGATGGGACCGCAAAAAGAGCTTTCCATCGGAAAAGAGCTGCTTAAAGTCGCTTTGGGACGCGGAGATTACACTTTCCCCAACCTTCTTGTCTCTTTGGGGGAAAAGCTAAATATCGGCGGCCAAGACTTTGCCGATGATATGAAGGCCTTGGCGCAAATGAAAGAGGACCTTGATGAGTTGCTCGGTGAAGAAGGGATTTTGTTATTGCCACCCCATCCGCGCGTGGCGCCCAAACATCGTGCTCCGCTGTGGTCCCCTTTTGATTTCATCTATACCGCGATCTTTGTAACGACCGGACATCCGGCGACGTGCACGCCGACAGGACTGAATGATGAAGGTCTTCCTTTGGGCATCCAAATCGTCGCCCGCCACATGCAAGATCATCTGACTTTATCTTGTGCTGAGTTCATTGAAAGCACCTTCGGTGGCTGGCAACCGCCAAGATAA
- a CDS encoding ABC transporter permease, with amino-acid sequence MKKLLLIFAISFLLVLMFLTVCYPWLGLGTGLEQNVENILLPASKDHLFGTDTLGRELLSRVLLGGRISLLVGLACSVLSFLFGFTYGAVAGWFEGITDRVLMRFLDILMAIPSFILVSILCMSLQVALPFEDIFIKALFSLCLGISATHWMSLARVTRGMVLEIKRKPFVEAAVALGGTRTHILLRHLLPNMLGTLLILMALQIPTNILYESFMSFIGLGIHPPYTSWGILVREGWKTLSSFPHLILYPSLILFLTVWSFHIILDALKTKFRL; translated from the coding sequence ATGAAGAAGCTTCTTCTGATTTTCGCGATCAGTTTTCTTCTGGTTTTGATGTTCCTGACAGTGTGTTACCCCTGGCTGGGGTTGGGAACGGGGTTAGAACAAAATGTCGAAAACATCCTGCTTCCCGCCAGCAAAGACCATCTTTTCGGAACAGACACCTTGGGCCGCGAGCTTCTTTCCCGGGTTCTTCTTGGGGGCAGAATTTCACTTCTGGTGGGGCTGGCCTGTTCGGTGCTGTCCTTTCTTTTTGGTTTTACTTATGGGGCCGTTGCCGGATGGTTTGAAGGAATCACAGATCGTGTGTTGATGCGTTTCTTGGATATTCTGATGGCGATTCCCAGTTTCATTCTGGTTTCTATTTTGTGCATGAGTCTGCAAGTGGCCTTGCCTTTTGAGGACATCTTTATCAAGGCACTGTTTTCTTTGTGTCTGGGGATTTCTGCAACCCACTGGATGAGCTTAGCCCGAGTCACGCGCGGCATGGTTTTGGAAATTAAACGAAAGCCCTTCGTTGAAGCGGCCGTAGCTTTGGGCGGCACCAGGACCCACATTCTTTTGCGCCATCTTCTGCCTAATATGCTGGGCACGTTGCTCATTTTAATGGCCCTTCAGATTCCCACAAATATTCTGTACGAAAGTTTCATGAGCTTCATCGGCTTAGGCATTCATCCCCCTTACACAAGCTGGGGGATTCTGGTGCGTGAAGGCTGGAAAACTCTTTCAAGTTTTCCACACCTCATTCTGTATCCTTCGCTGATTCTGTTTTTAACAGTCTGGAGCTTTCACATCATCCTCGATGCGCTAAAAACCAAATTCCGTCTTTAA